The genome window GCGGCAACATTTCGTCACCGCCTCTCTTTCTTTTATTTGCTCCTGATGTGGACTAGTCAAATAAACCAAGGCCCATATCGCCTTCTTCTTCTTTTTCTTCTGCTACAGGAACCTTCGCATCAACACAGGCCTTTTCAAAAGAGCCTTCTGCTTGATTGATAGGCTCTTTTGTAACATAAAATGCATGTTCTCTTGGTTTTTGTGATGTAACCTTGATATACCACGGCTTATCATCACCTACTTCTTTTTGATCCAAGCACGCTTTACCCATGAGCGCAAGCTGATTTTTCACATCAGGGTCAAGATCAGGCTTTGACCATTCTGCTCGTATAAATTCAAAGATATTTTTATCTTGCTTATTATCATCATTGTCTATCAATGTCTTGGCAAGGTACCCATTATTTATCATCCTATGGACAATTTTATGCGCAAAGCCATATTTTTTCTGAGCAAATGCAAGCTGGAGGATATTCAAGCCGTTATTGAAATTCCATCCTGTAAAATCGTTAGGCTGAGCATAGCGCAAAACGAGATCAATAAGCTGGCCATTATTTTCGTCTGCTTCTCGAATCACATCTCCAAGCGCATGACATATAACCAACGCATTACCTTGTTTTTGATTATTCAGCACGACCGGCACACCTTGAGTAAACAACGTGCTAAGCTCTGCAGCATTACCACTTGTCACCGCTTGCTGTACAAAACCTTTAAGCTTTTGGTGCAAAGCATTGGTGTGATCTTGTTGTAGCAGTTGCTGTACGCTCTTTCCAGATGCTCTCAAGGCCCCAGCAAACGCGTTAACCGTCGTTGCGCTAAGTACTGCTTGGTTTTTTACTTGCTCTTGAGCTTGCTTACGCGCCGCAACTACGTGACGCATTTCAGAAAACTTACCACCTTGTGCTTCTCCCGCTTCTTCGTCAGGAACTTGAATTATTTCCTCAGTCTCCTTCAGCTTCCAGCCATTCTCAACCTTTTCAAGCAGGCTGCGAGCCAGATCGTCGTAGGCTTGCTTTGCAGCCTCGGAGTTGTGACTATTTAAATTATATTGATCACACAACGCATCAAATAAATGCGTTTTCTGGTCATCGCGACCAACCGTCGCGTACACACCACGCTCGACAAAAGCTTGATGCACAGCGCGTGCAGTAGCTTGGCCACCATCATCTTGACCTATTAATGTCAAAGCATGCTCAAAATACCGTCCGTTCTGCAGCTGCTCGTCAGGGATTATGTACTGATCGCCATTTTTAGCAGTCAACATTTTTTTTGCTTGGTCAAAGTGTTTTGCAGTAATGAATCTATGTACAGTATTTGCGTAATCACACTGAACTTCATTTTTAGCAAATGTCAGCACAACATCAATAAGGCCACTTTCTGCGGCAGCAGTAATCATATCTCCACAATCAATCGTCCTAACATCAAGTTGCTCTCCACCACCTTCATGTGCTGACAACGATTTTTTAAGCAACACGTCAAGTCTATCAGTTTGGTTGGAATTAACCGCAACCAAAAGTGCTTCTTCAATCTGACCCCGAGTTGGCACACCTTTAACTTTATCGCCATATTCATTTTGATTGTACTGTGTTGCATTTTCAACCTTGTCAATCATATCATTTGCTTTGTCGAGAACACTGTCAGCTCCCACTGCTTTTGCAAGCTCAAAATGATCAGCAGTCAAGCCTGCAACGTCACCATGATGAGCTTGACCAAACCACTGCTCAAACTCACTTTGCAAAAAGTATTTTGTTGCTTGATCTGCATTTTTTGCAATGACAGCAAGTTGTTTTTCTTGACCTCGTTCAGCCAACATTGCACATGCTTGCGTAAGCGTCGTATCTTTCTCGTCAGCTTTGTGCTGCAACATTTGTAAATCGACAAGACCATGGCGTGCAAGCATGTCAACAGCATCAGGGCTGTCATACAATGTCTCTAGAAGGCCCTCATGTTCATCGGCTGCTCCTACGTCTTTGCCTCGCTTAAGCAGACAGCACATCTTGAAGTAGTTGCGATCACGTTGTGCTTGGAGCAGAGGAGTCAAATCATTATACTGCCCCTTTGTTTCCAATTCATCTTTGGTCATGAAACCAAGCAGTGCAGCACCGGTAGCAACATCATCATTTTGCTCAGCAAGCGCAAGCAGTGCATCTTCGCTTGCCTTAAGCGCTTGTAAGTGCTCGTTGTCTACGGTCTCGATTTCTGAGTATTCATCTTCTGGTGTCGTTGTAACCTGACCACGACCAACGGCAAACTTGACAATCGCTTCAACCACTGCGGTTTTTTTATTTTTGATGGCATGCTGAAGTGTTGAATGGTATTCATCGTCATCTTCATCATCGTCGTCATCACCCTCATTGTAAATCACCCAATCAGCATCATGGATCAACTTACCTTGCGCATCATTTTGCTCTAGCAAATACGCTACACAGTGGGAATACCCAGCTTGTGCTGCTCGATCGATCATGCACATTCCATCTTTGTCTTCTTTCTCCAACGTATCCTTACTCACGTCCATGCCAAGCTCGGTGATCATTTCATCACGCTTGCCTGCATCAAGTTTGCACACATCATTGAGTGTTGCTAGTTCATCGGAAAGCGTCATGCCTGCAGCTCTGCATTTTTTAACGACAGCTGGTTGGCCAACTACAGCGGCTCGGTCAAGTAAATTTTTTCCTTGTTCATCTACTGCTTTCAGATCAATGTTAAATCGCTCGGCCTGGGCAACCAAACGATCAAGTTTTTTACCGTCAACATCTTGTTGGTTAAGCATCTTGTCTAACTCACCCATCACGCTGTGGTCATGATCACCCGTCACTGCTTGATACCAAGATGCAACGTTTGCCACCAACAACACGCCAACACCCAGCAAGTAACGCATGTCCGTGCGATAATCACTCGCCTCACGCAATGCACGCGCAAGCACGTATGCATTTTGCAGCGCAGCACGTGTTTGTGCGTCAGTTTCTGGATGAATTGCAAGTGCCTCACACATTGCCACAGCACCTGCCACGCATGAAAGCACATAGTCATGCATCTGTGCACCGCTGGCAAATTGTGGATCCATTAATTTTTTTTCAAACGCATGATCACTCGTTGAAAGCGCATGCAGCCCGTTGGTAAACAGTTGCATTGCATCATAGCCAAACAACAGTCCTTCTTGAATTTTGTTTGCGTTGCGATCTTGCGCGTACCAGCTGTTGTATGCTTTAACAGCATGGCCTGTCACACGTGCAGCATCACGCACTGCGCAACGTGCATACTGTGCCTTGGTTGAACCACTCCCTTTTTGCACAGTTACAAACAAATCTGCAAGTGTTTCTACTCCTGCAAACACACACTGTGCTTTTTCTGCCTTGGTTGACACTTTCCAGTTGTCACTAACACTTGGCATCGTAATCTTGGCGTCACCCTGCACAGTCAGCCCAACACTCAGCACAAGAAGTAACGATTTAAAAAACATTTTACTCATCAAAAACCTTTCGTTTATAAAAATGGAAAAAAATGCTTGCTCAACAATATCAAAAAAAATGTTCTTTTAAAATAAATGCTTTTTTAGTTGGGTTTTTTGAAAAAATGAAGAACAAATTCTGGATCCCGGCTCACAGGCCGGGATGACGCGTGTTGAGGCCGGGATAAGAGTTGGCGAATTCACTACTGTCCAAAGTGTTTTTTGAGGTGCTCGTTGTTAACTCAAATCCAACAACAAAATTGTCATCCCCGAGTCCCATCGGGGATCTCTGCTTTGAGAATGCCCCTTGCTTGACAAGAGGGCAGGCTTGGGGATAACAAGGGAGTTGTGGCTAGAAAAAATTAATCAAAAAAGAGTGTCGATAAACGCTTAAAACATTGATAGTGCTGATCAAGTCTTTGCGCAAGAGACTGAGCACAATCTTCGTCGTACAAATAAGTTGCAAGATTTCTGTCTTCATGAATACTGGAAAGCTCATCTAAATCTTTTTGCGAAATGACTTCTTGCTCCAAACTTTCTTTAAAAACACCCTTAGGGCTTGCAATAGTGATACCATGCTTGTCATAAAGCAAATCTTTCATACACTTCCAAAAAACATCATAGCACAGCTCGAAGCGTTTAATTGCACTATCGCGAACCATCTCATAATCAGCAGCACTCTCCATTTTTTCAAGCGATTCTTGCAAGCGAAGCAAAATCTTTTTTAGTCCTTGTTTGCGCTTTTCTATTTTTTCCATACAACCTTCGTTTCACCTATTTCTTGTTTAAAATCCTGAGAAACTCCATTAAAATCAACCACACTAATTTTGTACGGAATATTAGATTCTTGAAACATATCGCGTGCTTCCCCAACATCAACTCGTTCAAGTTTTTTGCCGGCGTCTAAAGCCAAATCTATATCAGACCATTCACGGTGGGTTCCCTTTGCCCGTGAACCATACAAATAAATTTTAGCATCAGGAAAAAGTGCTGATAAAACACGAATAATTTTATCTTTATATTTTTGTTGTACACCATCATCGTGCATAGACAAACCCTCATCAGCAATAATTTGAATTCACCAATTTTTTGAAAGTATAACAAATACATACAAACAAAAAAAAGACGCTCCCATATTCAATCAAAGCAAGCCCTAGTAGATTACCATCATAAAATGTGCCCCTAACTTAATCAAGCCTTTGTACCAAGCTGTAACTTGGCAAGCCGGGTATTGTTTCAACATCTATCCTGCCCAACTATTGACTCGACCACCTTGCTTTTCTTTATAGTAAGAAGTCAGAAATGTAACCTGCGCGTACACGCGCGCGCAAGCACATACGCCGCACACGTAAAAAAAACGAGATAACCTGTACCTGGAAAAAAGGATCAGCACATGAAACGTGCACAACACTATCGCCTTTTCTATCTCCTGCTTATCATGCTTTGCATGCCAACTAAAACGTGTGCTCAAACGGCACTATTTGCACAGCCAGCACCTACACCAACACTTACCACGCTTACATCACTGGCTACAACAACCGAGGACCCTCTTGCACAACTTGCCTATGGACTGCGTTATGGTGATGTCATACAACTTTCACAATTTGAACAGTTTCTAGCATCACACGAATATTATTTTAACTATCAAAATGGTTCTGGGCTGCAACAAACTTTTTTATCTAAAAACAATAATGATAAAAACTGGTGGACCAATTTATGGGAAATTCATCCACCTGGCGGTGTTGGCCTTGACTCCCTACACCCTGTAACCCAAACTCCATATCGCGAAAATTTTGTAAAATCTGGACAAGCAGTTGCACTACGCCACTGGCGAACACAAAAAAATTTACAAAGCACACAACACGTACTCGTTCAAAATGACAAGACATTATTTTTTGAAACAAACTGTAGTTATCCACAAAACATTGTTGGCAACGCTGACCGCCTGCTTGTATTTGCCTACAAAAAAAGTGGCAACAATCTCATACCCACATTGCCTGACACAATTTTAACCAATCAGCACACACTCAATTTTCAATTCTTTTCAGACCAAGATGAACTACAAACCCAGGCACAAGCGCAACAAAAAAAATATCTAGCCGCAACAAATACAACCATTGATGCTGCACGCCTTGACAATCCACAAGCAACTGTAGGCCTGTCTGTGCAAGGTATTGGCGCCGGCACAACACCAAACTACTGGAGCACTGATTTGGTCAGGCTACCTGGTCTTTTTTCGTCTCTTGTTTTTTCTGAAAATTTTATACAGGAACCAGGCAGTGCGCATAAAGTTGCTGTCAGTCTTTTTAATGGCGTCGCTGAAGTATGGATGCTGGAAAAAGGAGATGGCATAACCAGCAAAAAACTCTACAAGCTTGATTTGAATGCACAAAACAAATTCCCTTGGGTTGAATTTGTTACAAAAAATAGTCTTGGCCAACAGCTTACCTCACTCAAAGATGTAGCCGCCGCATCTGACGGAACGCTATGCATTGTTGATAACAATGGAAAGCTGTATCAATACGACTGGGACAAGCAAGTGTTTAGCGAACTACCACTTGCGGGTGGAGTGCAAGCACCACCCTTTGACGAAGTTGCCCTTGGCAGCGCACAAAGCATTTGGGCGCGCTCGGCACAAACAAATACTGTGTACATGTACAGCAACAACACATGGACACCAAGTCAGAAAAATGCGCTCAATGTTGCTGCAAGCTTTGATGGTTCTGTTTTTGTCATTGACACAAATCACAATGTACAACAACTTGCACAAGGTCAGTGGACGCCTATGCCAGGTATTAAACTTGATTTCATTGCAGCAGCAAGCCAAGAGTTTGTTTTTGGTACATATAAAAATCGAACAACCGGTGTTATTGACCTCTATCAACTCTATCAAGGTCATTGGGAAAGCGTACAAACTAGTTATGGCAGCCCCGCTTCAGGATTTGAAAAACTTGCCGTCAATACCGAGGGCAACATTTTTGCCACTGACATTTTTGGCAACATTTATAGCAACATTGGCGGTCATGCAGCACCACTACTGCCGGGAGCTGACATGGCAGGTCCTACTGCAACACTAGGCGGCGTCGACCAAGCAGGCATTGCACTGGCTGGCCAACCAGCGCTCACACAACCGGGAGTTGGACCCGCTGTCGGACAAATTCCTGGCGCCCCTATGGGCGATCCATTTATGGGTGACCCATTTGGTCCAGACCCATTTGCAGGACAAGTACCGGGAGCTATTGCCCCAGCACCTTCAGCACCCGCTCCAGCAGGTGCGTTTAATGATTCATTTGGCCTTGACCCTGGCTTTGAGGGCGCTTCGCTTGATATCATGCCAGGCTTTGACGTCGCACCAGCTATAACACCTGCTGCCCCTGCTCAAACGTACCAGTCAGAGACATTTTATGATCCCGCACCATATCAACCGCCTGCACCAGCCTATCAACCCGAACCATTTTACCAGCCCGAGCCATTTTATGAGCCTGCACCATACCAACCACCTGCTCCCGCCTACGATCCGGCACCAATTTACGAGCCCACACCAAGTTATGGACCTGACCCTTTTTACCAGCCACCTCAAACGTATGAACCTGCTCCATTTTTTGAAGAACCTTACTATCCACCAGAACCTGCACCATACCAACCACCTCCGTACGACCCATTTGCATACGAAGAAGCACTACCGTACGAAGAACCTTTCTATGAACCTGAACCAACACCTGCACCACCACTGCAACCAACTCCTGCGCCACTTGAACCAACTCCTGGTCCAATTTTTGGGCTTGATCCTGATGCTTTTCTCGCGCCGCTTGACCCTGTTCCTGGCGAAGGCCAGGGAGCATTGCCCTCAGAGCCTCCAGCACAAGGGCCAGCGCGTAATCCTAACATTCATTTTTTCAAGTTTAACAATGGCACACCATCAGTCTTTGATGACAAAGAAGTTGGGGTAGGAAGCCCAGGTGTTTCATTTTTCGATGATAGCTTGGTACTACCAGAAACAGGGAAAGGGACCATCATCTTTCAAGCACGTGCACAAGAAGGAATACAAATTACCCTTGCAGCAGGAAAACAAGAAAGTGCAAACACCGCATATCAAATTATTATCGGTGCGGAAGGAAACACCGCAAGTGTTATCAAAAAAGATCCTGCTGGTACACCTGTCTTTACGGTGTACAAACAAGCTCCAGCCAATAACCCTCAAGCACTCGCCAACATTGATGCCATCGTAACCGGAGGGCTTGGCAATGAAGATAGCCCTATTGGTCAATGGGACGATTATGAAATATCCATCAATAACGGACGGATTGTTTTTGCCAAGGGGTACGGCCAAACTCGCTTTGAAGTTTTTGAGTTCATAGATCCCAACCCTATACAAAACATAACGCATGTTGGACTGGGCGGATTAGGTAACACCGTCGAATACGAAAACCTGGAAATTATCGCAACACAACTAACAGCACCAGATCTAACGCCACCAGAGGTTCCAATCGCTCCGCCAGCTCAACTACCACCACTACCTCCAGGTGAAGTAGTAACTCCAGAGCTTTCGTTCAGCCCAGGTGATGCATCATCACCTCATGGAGGCAACGCAGGCAAGGGCGTGTATAACCAAGAAGCGTGGAGCTTGAAAACTGCAAACTATGGTACCATTTCATTTAAAGCTCGTGGTGACTTTGGTATACATATAGCCCTCTCGCCACAACCTCAAGATGTTGCTGGTAACATGTATCAGGTAATCATTGGCTGGGGGCTGAACATGCGCTCCGTTATCAGCAAGTCTGTTGGCGGCAATATTGAACCATTTGTTTACCGAGTCAGCAAAGAAGAAAACCCGAATGCTCTTGTTACTGGCGGTAGTGGCACAGGCCAAACCGCGACATGGGATGATTACCGTGTAATCATTGAAGATGACACAATCATTGTTGAAAAGGGTGACGCACAAGACCCTATTAGAATTATGGAGTTTACTGACCCCACGCCACTAAGCAACATTACATATGTTGGATTTAGTGCATGGGGTAACATTGAGTATGCCGACATCCAAATCACATCACCTGAAGTTGCTCCAACGCCTGCACCTACACCGGTTGAACCTACCACTCCTGGTCCAGAAACTCCCGCTCCACCTCCTACTCCAGCACCACCAGCAAGTCCTGTTGCGCAGCTGTTTGCAGCAATCAAAGTGAAAGATGAAAAAAGGGTTGCTGAGCTTATCGCTGAAAAAGTTGATGTTAATGCTGTCGATGCAACATCAGGCTCAACCGTATTAATGACAGCAGTTACCCAGGGACTTTCACAAACAACACTGGAGCTCATATTGAACGCCGGTGCAAATATCAATGCCCAGAATACAAAAGATGGGCAAACGGCACTACACAAAATTATTCGCTTTGGATTTTTAAAATATCAGACAAGCAAGCCCGACATCGTCAAACTCCTGCTCAGTCAAAAGCCTAACCTTGATATTTTGGATAACAAACAGCAGAGTGCCTTACATATCGCTTTTACAAATGGACTTGTACAAGATGTTGAATTACTTCTCAACAACAAAGCCGATCTTGATGTCAAAGGAGAAACAGGCAGCTCTGTCCGTGAACTTTATCTCGCATTAAAAGCTCAAGACCCTGCAACACTTAAATTAGCTGAACAGCAGCTCATCAAAAAGATTGATGATTATCTGGCAGCTATGGCAAAAGAACAAGCAGAAGCAGAAGCCAAGAAAAAGAAACAGGATGAAGAAGACGCTAAACGCAAAGAAGAAGAACGCATTAAAAAACTGAATGATTCTCTTTTGGCTGCAATACAAGCACAAGACCAAACAGCAGTTGAAGCCGCCTTGAAAGCAGGTGCTGATATCGACACTATTAAATTTAATGAAAGCAATGTCGCCGTTGGTACGCCAGTCATTTTAGCCAGCCAGCTAGGCAATGAGACACTGGTCAGATATTTACTTGCTCAAGGTGCAAATGTTAACGCAATAACAGGCTTACCGCTTCTGATACAAGCGATTTATGATGGACTCAGCCCACAAACCCTGGAGCTCATCATTAACAATG of Campylobacterota bacterium contains these proteins:
- a CDS encoding nucleotidyltransferase domain-containing protein, producing MHDDGVQQKYKDKIIRVLSALFPDAKIYLYGSRAKGTHREWSDIDLALDAGKKLERVDVGEARDMFQESNIPYKISVVDFNGVSQDFKQEIGETKVVWKK
- a CDS encoding ankyrin repeat domain-containing protein, giving the protein MKRAQHYRLFYLLLIMLCMPTKTCAQTALFAQPAPTPTLTTLTSLATTTEDPLAQLAYGLRYGDVIQLSQFEQFLASHEYYFNYQNGSGLQQTFLSKNNNDKNWWTNLWEIHPPGGVGLDSLHPVTQTPYRENFVKSGQAVALRHWRTQKNLQSTQHVLVQNDKTLFFETNCSYPQNIVGNADRLLVFAYKKSGNNLIPTLPDTILTNQHTLNFQFFSDQDELQTQAQAQQKKYLAATNTTIDAARLDNPQATVGLSVQGIGAGTTPNYWSTDLVRLPGLFSSLVFSENFIQEPGSAHKVAVSLFNGVAEVWMLEKGDGITSKKLYKLDLNAQNKFPWVEFVTKNSLGQQLTSLKDVAAASDGTLCIVDNNGKLYQYDWDKQVFSELPLAGGVQAPPFDEVALGSAQSIWARSAQTNTVYMYSNNTWTPSQKNALNVAASFDGSVFVIDTNHNVQQLAQGQWTPMPGIKLDFIAAASQEFVFGTYKNRTTGVIDLYQLYQGHWESVQTSYGSPASGFEKLAVNTEGNIFATDIFGNIYSNIGGHAAPLLPGADMAGPTATLGGVDQAGIALAGQPALTQPGVGPAVGQIPGAPMGDPFMGDPFGPDPFAGQVPGAIAPAPSAPAPAGAFNDSFGLDPGFEGASLDIMPGFDVAPAITPAAPAQTYQSETFYDPAPYQPPAPAYQPEPFYQPEPFYEPAPYQPPAPAYDPAPIYEPTPSYGPDPFYQPPQTYEPAPFFEEPYYPPEPAPYQPPPYDPFAYEEALPYEEPFYEPEPTPAPPLQPTPAPLEPTPGPIFGLDPDAFLAPLDPVPGEGQGALPSEPPAQGPARNPNIHFFKFNNGTPSVFDDKEVGVGSPGVSFFDDSLVLPETGKGTIIFQARAQEGIQITLAAGKQESANTAYQIIIGAEGNTASVIKKDPAGTPVFTVYKQAPANNPQALANIDAIVTGGLGNEDSPIGQWDDYEISINNGRIVFAKGYGQTRFEVFEFIDPNPIQNITHVGLGGLGNTVEYENLEIIATQLTAPDLTPPEVPIAPPAQLPPLPPGEVVTPELSFSPGDASSPHGGNAGKGVYNQEAWSLKTANYGTISFKARGDFGIHIALSPQPQDVAGNMYQVIIGWGLNMRSVISKSVGGNIEPFVYRVSKEENPNALVTGGSGTGQTATWDDYRVIIEDDTIIVEKGDAQDPIRIMEFTDPTPLSNITYVGFSAWGNIEYADIQITSPEVAPTPAPTPVEPTTPGPETPAPPPTPAPPASPVAQLFAAIKVKDEKRVAELIAEKVDVNAVDATSGSTVLMTAVTQGLSQTTLELILNAGANINAQNTKDGQTALHKIIRFGFLKYQTSKPDIVKLLLSQKPNLDILDNKQQSALHIAFTNGLVQDVELLLNNKADLDVKGETGSSVRELYLALKAQDPATLKLAEQQLIKKIDDYLAAMAKEQAEAEAKKKKQDEEDAKRKEEERIKKLNDSLLAAIQAQDQTAVEAALKAGADIDTIKFNESNVAVGTPVILASQLGNETLVRYLLAQGANVNAITGLPLLIQAIYDGLSPQTLELIINNGGEVNRTGPNNMTALHQFLTVLPEKYTAERNLVLGFLLNLNPDLQAFDALGQTPLHIALKRRLADEFVQLLGHGANLEAKATTTGSQSVRELYAALKTQDPPPTDEPTLNFIKVVDAYFAQQTEEPKKIDGQTTEETTREEKRTGQTTEPETEPAPPVDKAALNKQLFDALNIINVNDPPEIVAKQQAQALELIKKALDAGADVDAADQYGTVAVSATRAGSHDILVELVRRGANVNAQHPSSKTPILIYALVKGFPFDTIKLLLDKGANVNAQTEKMVDGQPVKDATPLHSLINSFGIEFFGFKDEATHNTLLNLLLAPAYNANPNIFNANNKTPLHIAFEKRYAQGVISLISAGANIDAGKQEQKQTVHDLYNDLIAKQTKDPTSIDQATQDFLAAISPQFTQEQKKEDEEKKQKEAETSPPTEPEPTPVPTQTPGQQLLKAIAERNVRDVQAALQANADPETLSDVGTALITALIAPITPPGDENQTALVNQIVIALINAGADVNAVHLASGTTVLMNAIAKGLPPTTIQLILNNGADVDTQDGTNQQTALHILVRYASNLYTQEATRNQVLAALLAQNPNPNIFNRQNETPLHRAFIQRDTQIFTQLMRLPGANVNAGAGEQKQTVRDLYNDIVAKLTKDPTSIDQATRDFITAVTRFFPTSSRGAMATTFVPVTQTLTAQGDGNVTFDAQGPAVGGLNGMIIELLAGSSTIGRITFTRESTVISIGKQTAAPSSAIPLPANDTKVSFWLSVKNSTIEFGAGKNLGQNKGKNWQSPTFAAITGIRLTSGNSTIEYTNLATPASPEPQPQPPQTYDPISIALAGTGAGNITFAAQGPAATGLVGMRIIFVTEANQQTAAINLGQNAISINPALTQAQPFATPQNDTQVTFELAIVGSAMTLRSNNQVLLSATAPLFSTVKNIVLDSSTRTITYTDGVSRPLTDEQQATLKQQQQPQPVKIAPSNHRLATNGASNITFQAQGPANQGLEGMRIGLTDASNQPLIRMTFEAPVISVIMGTETRPQSEAPIPLPTDNTSVSYWASVVGELFTLGSGTTIGQNALKQWNDSSFKNAAVISLTSANENILFSNVTVSALTDDQNKLLAAQQTETIKEQEEKKKKAATPQQTFQPQTATLATTGAGSVTFNAQGPTDSGLVGMKITLRAGSQDVATFDFQATQIVTQYGQNSSNTPYATPSDATEASYKISVVGKLIILTADTRQIISIPDEPAFATIDTVILDSTAQTINFTQVDAEPLDTRLQKLFDAQQQTTSTVTTRDRTPPQTDEQQKKKQDEEQKQKKAAQAIAPVTQAITIPSSVTFTAQGPADQGLDGIHLNFMIGSVSRFTATFTSESTQITRGRVQQTTEGLITLSHDATPITYWLAFTPDKVFFGTGTVGQNILKVWADAGFMLLNTLELSSTEQNITYSDIAVGALTDEQINSIQAEAEKLTKQNQST
- a CDS encoding nucleotidyltransferase substrate binding protein encodes the protein MEKIEKRKQGLKKILLRLQESLEKMESAADYEMVRDSAIKRFELCYDVFWKCMKDLLYDKHGITIASPKGVFKESLEQEVISQKDLDELSSIHEDRNLATYLYDEDCAQSLAQRLDQHYQCFKRLSTLFFD